A single region of the Anaerostipes rhamnosivorans genome encodes:
- the hxlB gene encoding 6-phospho-3-hexuloisomerase, protein MTECKNMMAILGELTDNAKEVDNDQIKEVEKLITEAKRIFVGGAGRSGFAARGFSNRLMHLGYTVYFVGEPTTPSIQAGDLLIVGSGSGNTASLVSNAKKAKSQGAKVATITMFPENTIGSMADAVITLPGVTKKCDNHEGAGTVQAAGSGFEQLSWITYDCMVMDLMRITDQTDDDLFARHANME, encoded by the coding sequence ATGACAGAATGTAAAAATATGATGGCTATTCTCGGCGAGTTGACCGATAATGCAAAAGAAGTAGACAACGATCAGATCAAAGAGGTAGAGAAACTGATCACAGAGGCAAAAAGGATTTTTGTCGGTGGTGCCGGACGTTCCGGATTTGCTGCAAGAGGATTCTCAAACCGTCTGATGCATCTTGGATATACCGTATACTTTGTTGGAGAACCAACGACTCCATCAATTCAGGCAGGGGATCTGCTCATCGTGGGTTCTGGTTCCGGCAATACGGCAAGCCTTGTATCCAATGCAAAGAAGGCAAAGAGTCAGGGCGCAAAGGTAGCGACCATCACTATGTTCCCTGAGAATACCATCGGATCTATGGCGGATGCAGTGATCACACTTCCGGGAGTTACAAAGAAATGTGACAACCATGAGGGCGCAGGAACTGTGCAGGCCGCAGGTTCTGGATTTGAGCAGTTAAGCTGGATTACATATGACTGTATGGTAATGGATTTGATGAGGATCACCGACCAGACGGACGACGATCTGTTTGCGAGACACGCGAACATGGAATAA
- the hxlA gene encoding 3-hexulose-6-phosphate synthase, producing the protein MKLQLALDEMNLVDALRFADKVAEHVDIIEVGTPFVMDEGMRGVREFHRFFPDKEILADLKIMDGGYLEASYAYEAGAAYATILGVSDNLTIEGALKAARDYDRKLVVDMICVENLPARIAKMEEIGVDILAVHTGADQQAAGREPIQDLQVMTEHAKKAQIAVAGGINSKTIDKYVALKPEIIIVGSAIGHADDPVAEAKAIKDAML; encoded by the coding sequence ATGAAATTACAGTTAGCATTAGACGAAATGAATCTTGTGGATGCACTGCGTTTTGCCGATAAGGTTGCAGAGCATGTTGACATCATTGAAGTGGGTACGCCGTTCGTCATGGATGAGGGAATGCGTGGAGTGCGCGAATTCCATCGTTTCTTCCCGGACAAAGAGATTCTTGCGGATCTTAAGATCATGGACGGCGGATATCTGGAAGCCAGCTACGCTTATGAGGCAGGGGCAGCATATGCAACAATTCTGGGTGTCTCTGATAATCTGACCATTGAAGGTGCATTAAAGGCAGCCAGAGATTATGACAGAAAGCTTGTAGTGGATATGATCTGCGTGGAAAATCTCCCGGCAAGGATCGCAAAGATGGAAGAGATCGGGGTGGATATCCTGGCTGTCCATACCGGAGCTGACCAGCAGGCAGCCGGAAGAGAGCCGATTCAGGACCTTCAGGTTATGACAGAGCATGCGAAAAAGGCCCAGATTGCGGTAGCCGGTGGCATCAACAGCAAGACCATTGATAAATATGTTGCTCTGAAACCAGAGATTATCATTGTTGGATCAGCGATTGGACATGCGGATGATCCTGTGGCGGAAGCTAAAGCAATCAAAGATGCAATGCTTTAA
- a CDS encoding mannitol-1-phosphate 5-dehydrogenase: MKAVHFGAGKIGRGFIADLLHDTGYEIVFVDVNEKVNEELNKYHNYYLYVIEEDYRRKEIDKVSALSPITEEDKVVEAIVEADVVTTAVLADNFPKIAGTLAKGLKARLEAGKDRINVIPCENALFNGDLLLKELVNTGIASEEDFLKAAAFPNTAVDRMVFGTDKDGRDGIDIGKDHELAVEVNKLVDPEKLPIDGAEYTDNLQKFLERKLYTINCGHAWSGYIGKLMGYEIIQDYFAVPENIEMTREVMREVAALMVAKHGFTEKDMEDYITFALNRFCTPGIKDTITRISRAPIRKLAPNDRLVGPTVQCEERGLKNTLLLRGIAATFLFDVKEDEQSVELMKYVEEHGIEDAVTHFTGIESGTRMFDEIIKDYNELKEGK, encoded by the coding sequence ATGAAAGCAGTACACTTTGGGGCTGGAAAGATCGGCCGCGGATTCATTGCAGACTTACTGCATGACACAGGATATGAAATCGTATTCGTGGACGTTAATGAGAAAGTCAACGAGGAACTGAACAAATACCATAATTACTACTTATATGTAATTGAAGAAGACTATAGGAGAAAAGAGATTGACAAGGTTTCTGCTCTTTCTCCGATCACAGAAGAAGACAAAGTTGTAGAGGCTATCGTGGAAGCGGATGTGGTTACCACAGCTGTACTGGCAGATAATTTTCCGAAAATCGCAGGAACGCTCGCCAAAGGATTAAAGGCCAGACTGGAAGCGGGAAAAGACAGGATCAACGTGATCCCTTGTGAGAATGCGTTGTTCAACGGAGACCTGCTGTTGAAGGAGCTGGTGAACACAGGAATCGCATCGGAGGAAGACTTTTTAAAGGCAGCCGCATTCCCGAACACCGCTGTGGACCGTATGGTATTCGGAACTGACAAAGATGGCAGGGACGGTATTGATATCGGTAAGGATCATGAACTGGCTGTGGAAGTCAACAAGCTGGTGGACCCGGAAAAGCTTCCGATCGATGGGGCAGAGTATACAGACAACCTTCAAAAGTTCCTGGAGAGAAAACTTTATACCATCAACTGCGGCCATGCGTGGTCCGGATATATCGGAAAGCTCATGGGCTATGAAATCATCCAGGATTACTTTGCAGTGCCGGAGAACATTGAGATGACCAGAGAGGTCATGAGGGAAGTGGCAGCCCTTATGGTGGCAAAACACGGATTTACGGAAAAGGATATGGAAGACTATATCACTTTTGCCCTGAACCGTTTCTGTACTCCTGGAATCAAAGATACCATTACCCGTATTTCCAGAGCGCCGATCAGAAAACTGGCGCCGAATGACCGTCTTGTAGGACCAACAGTTCAGTGTGAGGAAAGAGGACTTAAGAATACTCTGCTGCTTCGGGGAATTGCTGCAACGTTCCTGTTTGACGTGAAGGAAGATGAGCAGTCTGTGGAACTGATGAAGTACGTGGAGGAACATGGCATTGAAGATGCGGTAACTCACTTTACCGGCATTGAATCAGGAACCAGGATGTTTGACGAGATCATCAAGGATTATAACGAATTAAAGGAAGGGAAGTAA
- a CDS encoding PTS sugar transporter subunit IIA, whose amino-acid sequence MGDKKSIFNADNIRLNASFASKEEAIQAAGQILVDNGYVKKEYIEDMLKREEVVSTYIGNHIAIPHGIVKSEERIMASGISFIQVPEGVDYEGKTANVIIGIAGKNNEHIEILGDIAVACSDLDNVEKLRNAKTKEEILNVFADVVR is encoded by the coding sequence ATGGGAGATAAGAAAAGTATTTTTAACGCGGACAACATCAGATTAAACGCATCTTTTGCGTCAAAGGAAGAAGCAATCCAGGCAGCAGGACAGATCCTGGTAGACAACGGCTATGTAAAGAAAGAATATATTGAAGATATGCTGAAGAGGGAAGAAGTGGTCTCTACCTATATCGGCAATCATATCGCGATCCCGCACGGCATCGTAAAATCCGAAGAAAGGATTATGGCTTCAGGAATTTCCTTTATCCAAGTTCCTGAGGGTGTAGACTATGAAGGAAAAACAGCCAATGTTATCATCGGTATCGCAGGAAAGAACAATGAGCACATTGAAATCTTAGGAGATATCGCAGTGGCATGCTCAGATCTTGACAACGTGGAAAAACTTAGAAATGCAAAGACCAAAGAAGAAATACTAAATGTATTTGCAGACGTGGTCCGCTAG